Genomic DNA from Mycobacterium stomatepiae:
GGCGGCCAACAACAGCTCGATGCCCAGCGTCATGCACCAGCCGTGCGCGACGGCGACCAGCGGTGTGGTCCACGTTCCGTCCAGCCGCCACGGGTCCCGGCCGTCGTCGGGGAAGGGATCATCCCCGGCCGCGATTCCTGGGCCGACGTCGGCGAGATCCAGCCCTGCCGTCAAGTGGTCGCCGTGCGCGAACAGCACCCCGGCCCGCAGCGAGGCATCGGACTCCAGCGCCGCGTAGGCCCGGGACAGATCCGCGAGCATCGCGCGGTCGAATGAATTGCGTTTGTGGGGTCGATTCAGGCCGATCAGCAAAACGTGCCCATCACGTTCCAGGGTCACGGTGTCGAGGGCGGGAAGGATCTGAGCCTCAGTGCTGTTGGACGTGTGTGCCATGCCACAGTGAAACTCAAAACCCAGAATTATGCAATGAAGCATAATCCCTGAGGTTTGCTCAGCTCGTTGTTAGACAAGATCAATGACCTAGATCACACTATCCCCTGGTCTGCGAGTTTAGATCCGCTAACAACTTGCTTAGTAGACCAATGTCTTATATGCTTCTCAGCATAATCATGAGCCGCCGGCCCCGGCGCATGAAAGCACCACTAGGCCGGGAGAAAAATCATGTGGATCATCGAACTCAACGTCGCCGGCTATCACTACACCCGCGAGGTGCCCGACCTGAAACGCCCGTCTTTCCGGTTCAGCCCGCGTAATATGCACTGGCCGGTATCGCGGCATTCGCACGCTGCATGACGTCCGCCCTAGGAGGTGCGAAAGTGCCGACCACGAGCGACGTCGACCCGGAACCCATGCCGACGAAGCGCGGCGGCACCCGCACCAAGATGCTCGTCAGCGCCGCCGAAGTGATGCGTGAGCGCGGAGCCGCCGGCGTCACCATCGACGCCGTGCTGGCGCGTAGCGGCGCCCCGCGCGGCTCGGTCTACTACCACTTCCCCGAAGGTCGCAATCAGATCCTGAGCGAGGCGCTGCGCTATTCGGGGAATTCCATCACCGCCACCATCGACGCGGCCGCCAACCACGGCGCCCGCACCCTGCTGCGCGAGTTCATCGAACTCTGGGAGCGTCTGCTGACCGACGGCGACTTCCTCGCCGGCTGCCCGGTGGTCGCGGCCGCGATCAGCTCGGACGAAAGCGATCAGGACCTGACCGGCGAGGCCGGCATGATCCTGGGCCGGTGGTGCACGGCGTTGACCCGTGCGTTCGCGAAGGACGGTTTCGACGACGACGATGCCGCCTCACTGGCGGTGATGTCGATTTCAGCGCTCGAGGGCGCGATCGTGCTAGCTCGCTCGACTCGCTCGGTCCGCCCGCTCAGTCAGGTTGGCGAGCAGCTCGAATTCCTGATCAAGGCAAGGGAATTCGTTACTCGTAACGGGATGCCCGGCAAGAACGAGTAGCCGTCAGTCGCTGGCCGGAAGCGGCTTGACCTCTTTGAGCGCAAGCGCGGTCTGCCCGATGCTCAGGCTCCCCGCGCCCGGCTTGGTCACCAGCACCTCGGCGCCGGCCTCGTCGACATAACGCTTGCCCATGACGGTGCCGTCGGAAAAGGCCGGGTCGAGTTCGCCCGAGCGCTCGCCGCCGATCGGCACCATCGGCATGCCACCGCAGCGCAGGTCGTCGATGCTGTCGGAGCTCCTGACGACGATCACCTGGGTGTCACACACCTGGCTGGCAAGGCGGGTTCCGTTCTTGATCATGATCTTTCGTCCTCTGTTCACTGCTCGGCCGGCGCGGCCTGCAACCCTGCTAAGTCTGCCAAGTCTTTGATGATTTCCCGCCTCAGCACCTTGCCCGTGGGTGTGGTCGGCAGCTCGTCGCGAAACACTACGCGGTCGGGGGTACGCGAACCGCGCAAACTCTGGCGCACATGCTCCCGCAGTTCCTCGGGATCGGGTTCGGCGCCGGGCCGCGGTACCACCACGGCGACGATCGCCTGCCCCCACTGCGGGTCTTCGACGCCGACGACGGCGACGTCGCGCACGTGCGGATGCTCCACGAGCACCTCCTCCAGCTCGGCGGGTGCGATGTTCTCGCCGCCGCGGATGATGGTGTCGTCACTGCGCCCGCCGATGAACAGGTAGCCCTCTTCGTCGAGCATCGCGATGTCTTTGGTGGGGAACCAACCGTTTTCGTCGAGCACCGAGCCGATCCCGGTGTAGCGCCCGGAGACCTGCTCGCCGCGCACGAACAGCTCGCCGGTCTCACCGGCGGGCAACACCTTGCCCACGTCGTCGCGGATCTCGATCTCGATGCCCGGCACCGGGCGGCCCACCGAACCCAGCCGCCTGATCACGGCGTCTTCGGACGCGGATTGCGCCGCGCGGTGATCGTCGGGCGTCAGCACCGCGATCGTCGAACTCGTCTCGGTCAGCCCGTAGGCGTTGACGAAGCCGACGCCGGGCAACAGCTCGAGCGCCCGACGCACCAGGGGCAGACCAACTTTCGAGCCGCCGTAAGCCAGGTTGCGCAGCGACGTCAGATCATGATCTCCGGATTCGAGCACGGTGACCACCCGGTCCAGCATCGTGGGTACCAGCGTCGCGGTGGTCACGTGCTCGGCGCCGATCAGCCGCACCCATTCGGTCGGATCGAAGTTGGGCAGGTAAACCATCTTGCGCCCGGCATATAGATTCGACAGTGCGGCACCCACCCCGGCGATGTGATACGGCGGCACACAGATCAGTGCCGCGTCTTGCTCTGCGGCCGAATCGAATTCGACGGTACCGGTGACGTAACTGGTCATGTTGTTGTGCGTGAGTTCGACGGCCTTGGGCTGCGAGGTGGTGCCGGAGGTGAACAGCACGATCGCGACCGACTCCGGGTCGGCGAACTCGGCTTCGAATTCAGAGGGCTCGGCGGTGCGGGCGGCGGTCAGGAAGTCGTCGGAATCCATCACCCGATTGGCCGAATCGCCGAGCATGTCCCGGTAGCGGCTGTCGACGATCACCAGCGGTTCAGGCAGCCGACCGATCAGCGTCTGGATACCCTCGGCAGACAGCCGGTAGTTGAGCGGCGTGAAGGGCAGCCCGGCGCGTGCCGCGGCGAAGATCAGCACCGGCAGCATCGCACCACCGACGCCCACGTAAGCCACGTGCGCCGCCCCCGATTCCGCGATGACGCCCGCTCCGCCGTCGGCCAGGTCGCTGAGTTCTTGGGTCGTCAGCCGGCTTTCCCCCGAGACAACGGCAGTGCGATCGGGGTTGCTCGACGCAGCCATCTCGAGAAGCAACGAAATGCTCATACTCGATCCCCGTGAACCCCAATCCTTTTGTGTCCCAACGCGGACTCTACGAACATAGTGTATCGAATCTCAGGTGCCAGTCCACTGGGGAGCGCGCTTCTCGGCGAAGGCGATCGCGCCCTCCTTGGCGTCGTTGGACCCGAACACCGGGGCCAGCAGCTTGCCCTGCTCGGCGAAGAAGTCTTTCGGGTTCCAGCTGCGGGACTCCACGATGATTTTCTTGGTGGCGGCCACCGCGAGCGGCCCGTTGGCGGCGATCCTTTCGGCCAGGTCGATTGCGGCGTCCAGCGCCTTCCCGGGCTCCGCCAGCACGTTGACCATGCCCAGCGCGTGCGCGCGCTCGGCGCTCAGGTTCTCCGCGGTCAACGCCAGTTCCATCGCGATGGCCGACGGGATGCGCTGGGGCAGGCGTAGCAGCCCGCCGCCGCCGGCCACCAAGCCGCGCTTGACCTCAGGAATGCCGAAGGCCGAGTCCTTCGACGCCACGATCAGGTCGGTGGCCAGCGCCAGCTCGGTCCCGCCGGCCAGTGCGTAGCCCTCGACCGCCGCGATCAGCGGCTTGTCCGGCGGACGTTCGGTGAATCCCATGCCCCGGCCCTCGACGATGGGAAACTCGCCGCGTGCGAATGCCTTGAGGTCCATGCCCGCGCAGAACGAGCCACCCGCGCCGGTGACGATGCCCACCGAGAGGCCGGGTTCGGCGTCGAGCCGGTCGACCGCCGCGGCCAGGCCTTTGGCTACCGCGAGGTTGACCGCGTTCTTGGCCTTGGGCCGGTTAATCGTGATGATCAGGATCCGCCCGCGTTCTTCGACCAGGACTTCGGGCTCGTTGGCTTCGTCAGTGCTCACGGTGGGGTGCCCATCTCCTTCATAAAGCGGCGACATCGCTGCAAACCAGTGGCTGTTACCGATTGATGGTAGCCGCACACGGAAATGGCGTTAGCGCCAGGCGAGAGTATCGTTACCAGATATGGGGCCGTCGTCGCAGCCGGACCGGTCAAGCCGGCGCCATCGCAGCCTCGATGGGCGTTAGCTCTTCGGAAAGCCCTGCGGCCCTGCGTAATTCGATGAAGTCGGCAACCATCGCCTCGGTCACCTCATGGGGGTCCTTGACGGTGGCGCCATCGGACAGCACCGAGATGTTGAGCTGATCGACGTAACTCCACACGGTGACGTTGAGCCCGCTGCCCGCGGTCAGTGGCCCGACCGAGTAAATCTCGGTGACCTGCGCACCCCCGACCCGACCGCGTTCGCGAGGTCCGGGCACGTTCGAGATCGGCAGGTTGAGCACCTTGTTCTGGCCGTCGCGGTTGGAAGCCCAGCGGAAAAACGACTCGGTGGCCAGCGGCGGCATATAGTTCGACCAACGGCTGATCAATTCGGGGCCGACCAGGTGAAACGCCTCCTTGGCGGAGTTGGCGTTGTCGTGGCAGGCCGCCAGGCGGGCCAACGGATCGTCGAGGTCGGCCGGTAGCGCCACCATCATCCCGGTGAAGTAGTTACCCGATATCCGCTCCGGCGAGAAGTCGAAACTCGCCGGGACGGAGGCCAACAGCGGTTCGGCCGTGCCGTCGTAGCGCAACAGCAGGGTGCGCAAGGCCCCGGTAGAGATGGCCAGCACCACGTCGTTGATCTTAACGCCCTGCTTCTTGCCGGTTTCCTTGACGTCGGAGAGCGCCAGGGTGGCCGTCGCGAAACGGCGTTCCGGGGTGATCCGGTGATTGAGGAAGGTGGGCGGCGGGGTGAAGGGCATGGTCAGCTCCGGCGAGAGCTTGCGCGAGCTGCGCCGGACCCGGTTGATACCGCTGGCGGTATAGCTGAACGTCCCGGGCAGCTTGCGGGCCTGGCGGAGGTGATCGAAGAACGCCGTGCGCACCAGTTGCGGTTTGGCGGGCGCCGGGTCGGTGATCTGCGGGCCGCTTTCCGGCGTAGGCAGCAGGTCCATACCGCGGGCCATCAGGTTGGCCGACGCCACGCCGTCGGCGAGCGCGTGGTGGATCTTGCCGACGACCGCGACCCGGTTATTGGCCAGGCCCTCGATGAAGTACATCTCCCACAGCGGACGGTCGCGGGCCAGCGGCGTACTGGCGATGCGGCCGATCGCTTCGTCCAGCTCCCGACGACCGCCCGGCTCGGGCAACCGCATCGGGCGGATGTGGTAGTCGAGGTCGACCTCGCAGTGCTCGCGCCACATCGGATGGTGAAACTTCCACGGGATGTCGACGAGCTGATACGTGAAGGGCTCCAGCTTGTTCAGCCTGGCGCCGATGACCTGGCGAAATGAGGCCACGTCGAAATCTCGCCGATCCGGGTCGATCTCGACGACGGCGACCTTGATCGTGTGCATATGCACGTTCGGGGTCTCGCTGTACAGCAGTACCGAATCCCAGCCGCTGAGCCGTTTCATCGCTACCCCTTCCCCTCAAGCAGCGACCTTACTCAGCGACCGAGCTAGATAACCTCTTTTGACCTGATCTGCACCTTGGTGCGGTAGATCTGGTTGAGGAACAGTGAAGTCGCATGCGCCGCCACGCCGGCGCGCTCGCCGTCGATCATGTCGAAGCCGTGTCCAGCCCCCGGCAATTCCACGTAGCCGACTATCGAATGCGAGACCGCTCGCAGCCGCTCGACGAAGCTGCGCGCCTGCTCGACCGGGATGACGCTGTCCTTGCTGCCGTGAATCACCAAGAACGGCGGGGCATTCCGGTGCACCCGCGCGATCGGCGACGCGTCGCGATACAGCTCGGGGTGACGGGCGATGGACTTCTTGACCACCACGCGCTCCAGGAATTCGACGAACCGGTCCCGCTCCGGGGTGGAGCGGTCCTCCCAGTCATAGCGGCC
This window encodes:
- a CDS encoding crotonase/enoyl-CoA hydratase family protein, which translates into the protein MSTDEANEPEVLVEERGRILIITINRPKAKNAVNLAVAKGLAAAVDRLDAEPGLSVGIVTGAGGSFCAGMDLKAFARGEFPIVEGRGMGFTERPPDKPLIAAVEGYALAGGTELALATDLIVASKDSAFGIPEVKRGLVAGGGGLLRLPQRIPSAIAMELALTAENLSAERAHALGMVNVLAEPGKALDAAIDLAERIAANGPLAVAATKKIIVESRSWNPKDFFAEQGKLLAPVFGSNDAKEGAIAFAEKRAPQWTGT
- a CDS encoding class I adenylate-forming enzyme family protein; its protein translation is MSISLLLEMAASSNPDRTAVVSGESRLTTQELSDLADGGAGVIAESGAAHVAYVGVGGAMLPVLIFAAARAGLPFTPLNYRLSAEGIQTLIGRLPEPLVIVDSRYRDMLGDSANRVMDSDDFLTAARTAEPSEFEAEFADPESVAIVLFTSGTTSQPKAVELTHNNMTSYVTGTVEFDSAAEQDAALICVPPYHIAGVGAALSNLYAGRKMVYLPNFDPTEWVRLIGAEHVTTATLVPTMLDRVVTVLESGDHDLTSLRNLAYGGSKVGLPLVRRALELLPGVGFVNAYGLTETSSTIAVLTPDDHRAAQSASEDAVIRRLGSVGRPVPGIEIEIRDDVGKVLPAGETGELFVRGEQVSGRYTGIGSVLDENGWFPTKDIAMLDEEGYLFIGGRSDDTIIRGGENIAPAELEEVLVEHPHVRDVAVVGVEDPQWGQAIVAVVVPRPGAEPDPEELREHVRQSLRGSRTPDRVVFRDELPTTPTGKVLRREIIKDLADLAGLQAAPAEQ
- a CDS encoding WS/DGAT/MGAT family O-acyltransferase; its protein translation is MKRLSGWDSVLLYSETPNVHMHTIKVAVVEIDPDRRDFDVASFRQVIGARLNKLEPFTYQLVDIPWKFHHPMWREHCEVDLDYHIRPMRLPEPGGRRELDEAIGRIASTPLARDRPLWEMYFIEGLANNRVAVVGKIHHALADGVASANLMARGMDLLPTPESGPQITDPAPAKPQLVRTAFFDHLRQARKLPGTFSYTASGINRVRRSSRKLSPELTMPFTPPPTFLNHRITPERRFATATLALSDVKETGKKQGVKINDVVLAISTGALRTLLLRYDGTAEPLLASVPASFDFSPERISGNYFTGMMVALPADLDDPLARLAACHDNANSAKEAFHLVGPELISRWSNYMPPLATESFFRWASNRDGQNKVLNLPISNVPGPRERGRVGGAQVTEIYSVGPLTAGSGLNVTVWSYVDQLNISVLSDGATVKDPHEVTEAMVADFIELRRAAGLSEELTPIEAAMAPA
- a CDS encoding TetR/AcrR family transcriptional regulator → MPTKRGGTRTKMLVSAAEVMRERGAAGVTIDAVLARSGAPRGSVYYHFPEGRNQILSEALRYSGNSITATIDAAANHGARTLLREFIELWERLLTDGDFLAGCPVVAAAISSDESDQDLTGEAGMILGRWCTALTRAFAKDGFDDDDAASLAVMSISALEGAIVLARSTRSVRPLSQVGEQLEFLIKAREFVTRNGMPGKNE